The Nocardia vinacea genome contains the following window.
AGCGGACGGCGGAGGCGATTTCCTCTGGTTGGGCGACGCGGTCGAAGGGGCTCTGAGCGCGGACCTCGTCGGTGACGCGGGACGCGACGCGTTCGGTCGCTACGAATCCCGGTGCCACCGAGGCAACCGCGATTCCGTAGGGAGCCAAATACACCGCGAGCGATTGGCCGAGCGCGTGGACGGCTGCCTTCGAGGCACCGTAGGCGGGATAGTCGGGTTCGCCGCGGAATGCGCCGCGGGAGCCGATATTGATGATGCGGCCGGGGATCTCGTTATCGATCATGTGACGGGCGGCGCAGTAGGAGACATTGGCCGTGCCGAAAAGGTTGACATCCATGGTCTTGCGCCACACCTGCTGCCATTCCGCGTACGAGGATTTCGCGAGGGGATGCGGAAGGTTCACCGCCGCATTGTTGACCAGCACGTGCACGGTCCCGAGTCCCTCGACCGCAGCCGTGACGATCGCTTCGGCCGTTTCCGGCGAAGCGATATCGCCTTCGACGAGAAGATGCCCGTCACCCGGTAACCGCCGCAACGTCTCCTCGGCATCGGCTCGCCCGGAGGAGTAATGCACCGCCACCCGGTCGCCGTTCTCGGCGAATGCCACCGCAACCGCCCGCCCGATCCCCCGCGAAGCACCCGTCACCAACACACCACGACTCATCCCTTCACCCTGCCACGAACATTTGGCTGCTCTCACGTTTGGGGCGAGGTATCGGAACGTGCTCGGAGCCGGATGAGCTTGCGTCCGGCTCCGATCGTGCTCAGTTGCCGTACTGTTCGGTTTCGGGCCGTTCGATCATG
Protein-coding sequences here:
- a CDS encoding SDR family oxidoreductase, with the translated sequence MSRGVLVTGASRGIGRAVAVAFAENGDRVAVHYSSGRADAEETLRRLPGDGHLLVEGDIASPETAEAIVTAAVEGLGTVHVLVNNAAVNLPHPLAKSSYAEWQQVWRKTMDVNLFGTANVSYCAARHMIDNEIPGRIINIGSRGAFRGEPDYPAYGASKAAVHALGQSLAVYLAPYGIAVASVAPGFVATERVASRVTDEVRAQSPFDRVAQPEEIASAVRYLASPEATWSSGAVLNVNGASYLH